One Candidatus Zixiibacteriota bacterium genomic window, GAACGAAAAGCTCCCAGCCGACAACTGACGATCCACAAGCGTTTTGACATGCCGGCCCAGCAACGAATATATCTTCAGGCTGACATATTGTCTTACCTGATTGTCCAAACGAATTACACAAGAGTTGTTAAACGGATTCGGGTAGTTTTGGTGAAGAACAAAGCTCTCTGGAAGCGAGGAGCCAACAGGGCCATCTTCGATATCGGTGCTTGTCTGAAATTTGTAGACGAAGATCGTGTCATGTACACGTCCGAGGAGGTTTAAGGCCTCTCCCCCATTGGACTCGAAGTACGCAATGTCGTTCAGAGATCGATCCAACTGAACTGAATCGACCCACTCACCGCTGGCACAATCTAATATCTTGAGCCAGCGGTCAGAACACCGACCAATAAGAGTATTCATCCGCTGGAAGTAGTATTCCATGTTGAGTTCATTTGAAGTCTCAACGTACCATTCTTCCTGAGGGATGCCCCCAACGAAGCTATAGCATGCGAGGTGCCAGACATTTTCGTCAGCGTGAAGATCGAGAAGATCATGCAGATAGCCATGGCTTATTAGTTCATCATAGGGCCGGGAGGGAAGAAAATCCTCTGCGAATAGTGAACGTGATCCTCCATTCTCGGAGCTTTGAAGAATGATCGTTGAACCGTCGTAGTCGCGGACCTGGACACGAGCTTCATGTACCGTATAACTATTCCAAGGGTCATCCATCACTATATACGAACGCTGCCTCTTAGTTGCAGAACCTGCAGCGGAGGCGTTCGAGAACAGTCCATGAACCAACCCATCCGCTGTTACCCGACTCAATTCTGTGTCAAGGCACAAATTGTACTCGGTAATCAGCTTGCAGGAATAATAATGGACCCCCATAGTAACTATGTGGTCCTCGATCCCGACTGATGTATAGACTACCAACTTCGTTGGATTCAAACTCCATAGCGGCTCGAAGCTTATCTTGCTTAGAAAACTGGTTAGGATAGGCATGTAATAACCGTCTGAACAGATAACGGGTTCAATAGAGTAGTTTGTCACTTCGCTCGCTACTATGGTGGTCAAGCCTATACGGAATTCGGGGGGAGGAAGACCCTGTATATTGTCGGCGTCCGAGATGGAGTAAACAAAGATCGTATCAGTAGTTACTCCGTACCGAGCAATGGCCTGAACTGGGACATAGTCCAAAGACACTGCAACGGCCGAGTCTCCACACAAATCGAGGATGTACAGTGTCGAATCGAGGGGTTTGGTATTAACAAATCCAGCTAGTTGATCAGTTGGAGTGACCAGTGGATAGACCGAAGAATACCCCTCCGCCCCGTCGATAACTTGCTGATATACGACCTCATACTCAATCGCCCTGGCTATCCCGGCAGTAAGCATTACCAACATGATTATTATTGAGAACTTCATCATAATATCCCCTCGCATCATTTCCTAGTTAGACGTAATATACCTGGATTTGTCCATTCTCACAACACAAAACCTCCCCCCGATTCCTGTTGACAAAAACCACCCGCAACATAAATTGGCCTAACTGAAAATCAAGGGCACCTGTGTGCCTCTGCGAAGGAAAGATTGGAAGCATGAGATTATACGAATTTGAAGGCAAACAGCTCTTCAAGAAATTCAGAATCCCAATACCGGATAGTCGCCTCGCGACAACACCGGATGAAGTATTCTCCGCTGTTAACGAACTCGGCACAGCAGTCGCCGTCAAGAGCCAGGTGCTTACCGGTGGACGCGGTAAAGCGGGAGGAATCAAACTCGCTGACGGAGCCAATGAAGCTCGCACTGCCGCCGAGGGACTTTTCAAACTGAAGATTAAAAACTTCCCCGTTGAGCGTGTCCTTATCGAGCCAAAGCTGGACATCAAACAGGAATACTACCTCGGTGTTACAATCGACCGCGCCAACTATACACTGGTAGTGATTGCTTCGGGTGAGGGCGGTGTGGATATAGAAGAAACCGCTGCTAAGAATCCGGACAAGATTTTCAAGAAAGAACTACGCATCGACCAGGACCTGTTCGGTTTTGACGCCATCGACATCGCCAAGAAGATCGGTATCCCTTCTGCTCTCTTGAAGAATGCTGCTCCTATCATTGTGAATCTGTATAACATGTTTCGCAAGTACGACGCTAAGCTCGTCGAGATCAACCCGCTGGTTCTTACTGCTGACGATCAATTGATAGCCGCCGACGCCCGTGTTTCGCTTGATGATGACGCTGTCTTCCGTCACCCGGAACTAAAGGAGCTGGGCATCGAGATGCGTCACGAAGAGGGCGAAATGAGCCCTCGCGAACAGCAGGCGACCGAATGGGGTATCCCCTATCTTGACCTCGATGGCAATATCGGCATGTTTCCCGGAGGGGCGGGGTTTGGCATCATGGGCAACGATTTCATTCACTACTATGGCGGCGAGCCGGCCAATTTCATGGACTCCGGCGGCGGCCCAAGCCCGGAACGAATTGCCAAAATGCTCGTCCTGCTCGATGAAAACCCCAACGTCGATGCTATTTTCGGTGCTCGTTTTGGCGGCATAAGTCGCTGCGATGATTTCGCCACGGGTGTGATCATGTTTCTCAAGGATCACGGCCTGTCTAAGCCATTGGTCATGCGTATGACTGGCAACATGTGGCAGGAAGGGGTACGCATGTTCGCCAAAGCTAAAGAGGAGAATCCGGAGTTGTTTAAGTTGGTCGAAGCGCATGGCATCGAGACCCCTATCGAGGAGATTTCCAAACGTGCCGTTGAACTGGCCCAACAGGCGAAAGGGGGCAAGTGATGGCTATCCTGGTAACCAAGAACAGCAACGTAATGATTCAGGGCATCACCGGCGGCGCGGGCAAATTCCACTCCGGACGGATGATCGAATACGGCACCAACATTGTCGGCGGCGTTACCCCCGGCAAGGGTGGTCAGGAAATCAACGGACGACCGGTCTTCGATACCGTCGCCGAATGTGTCGAAAAAACCGGCGCTGATGTGTCAGCTATTTTCCTTCCGGCCCGTTTCGTAATGGAAGCGGCTATTGAAGCAATCCGGGCGGGTATCAAATTCCTGGTTGTTATCCCGGAACATATTCCAATCCACGACATGCTGTATGTTCGTCGCGAAGCAATCGCGCACGGCACAACCGTTATCGGCGGCAACACCGCCGGCATCATCTCCCCCGGTCAAGCCAATCTCGGCATTATGCCGGATATCGCTTTCACGCCCGGACGGGTAGGAACTGTGTCGCGCTCAGGTTCCATCACCTATTACGTCGCCGACACATTGACACGGTCCGGTTACGGCGAGACGACGTGTGTGGGACTGGGCGGCGACCCCATTCTGGGGTCGACATTTGATGAAATTCTGCTCAAGTTCGAGGATGACCCCGACACCAAGGCAGTCGTAATGAGCGGCGAAATCGGTGGTGTCTATGAGGAAAAAGCCTGCGAAGTGATTCCTGACATGAAGACTCCCGTGCTGGCTATGATCGGCGGCGTTTTCGCCCCTCCTGGCAAACGGATGGGTCACGCTGGTGCGATCGTTGAAGGCAAAATGGGAACGGCTAAGGAGAAACTGGAAATGCTGGCCGATGCCGGTGCACACGCCTGCAAGACTTTCAATGACATTCCTGCGACGTTGAAAAAATTGGGAGTGTGATGTAGTTTGGTCCGCAAGGGTACCAGCTCTTGGGAGTTGTTACCCTTGATACATGAGAGAAATAAGCAGCTTCGCTGATAGTAAGACAAGATCGGGGAGTCAAAATAAGTCGCAGGGTTAGGACACACCGGAAAAATATGCTCTTTTTCTATCCATGCCAATCGATTGTCAATTCGTTCGGTTAACTCCCATCTACAACTGTTGATATTACTGCTTCGATTTCACCATATTCTTCTCTCCCCAGATTTTCATACTAATTATTATTGGGGAGAGTGTTTCGCCTTTGGTGGTTATAGAATATTCTACTCGCGGTGGGATTTCTGCAAATATCTTTCTTTTCAGAATGCCATCTTTTTCTAACTCACGCAGTTGGGTAGTCAGCATATGCTTGCTGATACCTTCGATACTTCGATGCATCACTCCAAAACGGTTAACACCAATTGAGATCAGGTAAATAATAATAGTTTTCCATTTACCACCAATCATACTCATGCAGTATGTAACAGGACAATTTACATAATTTATAATATTTTTTTCACTCATAAAGCGTTGTCATACAATAAAAGTCATATTATCCTTACTAGGCAACTAATTCATGACTACTTGCAATAATATATACTATTCCTTATAATATGTCAAGAAATTAATGGAGAGATGAAATGAAGCAATCAGAAGAAATGAAAGGTAATGACAATGAAGAACGGAATCTTAATCACAGGTGCTACTGGTAATATTGGTAGCAATATTGTACGGTTGTTAAAAAACAAGGGTGCTGACTTTGTAGCTGGAACAAGCGGTAAAGCGATAGATGGGGTTGAGTCTGTATCTATTGACTTTGCTGATGTTGCTTCGCTCGAAAAAGCAATGCAGGGCATTTCCACTCTCTTTATGGTGTTGCCGAGCCACCCCGATATGATCCAGTGGGGCAAGAATGTAATTTCTGCCGCAATAACTACCGGCGTGAAGCATATCGTACGCTCAAGTGGTTCACTGGCCAAGATAGACTCATCGTTGAAGGTTATTGAACTTCTCAAGGCAACCGATCAAGACGTAAAAGATAGTGGTATCGATTATACTATTACGGCCCCACAGTTCTTTATGCAGAATTTCATCAACTATTTCACTGATGATTATAAAAATGGAACAATCTATCAACCGGCAGGTGACGGGAAAATAGGCTGGGTCGATCTGAGAGATATTGCTGCAGTTAATGTGGAAGTTTTACTTAATCCGGAAAAATATAAAAGTCAAACGCTTACAATTACTGGAAGTGAAAACCTCTCATATGCTGAAGCTGTTGCCCAAATGAACGAGGTGATAGGGAAAGAATCTCAATATGTTGCAGTTCCCGATGAAGCAGCTATAAACGCAATGAAAGAGATACAATTCCCTCCATTCATAATCGACCTGATGATTAGCTTAAATCATACTATTGTAGAAGGTTATGCTGAAGAAATTACTAATACTGTAGAAAATGTAACAGGGCAAAAACCGATAGCCTTCAAGCAATTTGTTATTGATAACAAGAACAACTGGTTATGAAGTAATAATCAAGAACATAGCATAACATTGTCATGCAGACGATAGTAAAATCCAGATTGGGGCGGCGGGTTTTTCTACGGCATGCGATTTTCTTTATAAATCATCCGATTGATCGAGAAGAAAATATGTGACAAACACCAGACACTAACCTGTAGTAATAACTAAGACTTACACCATATAGGTGACCATATTTCGAGTGAAAAAAAGGACAGGCTTTCGGGCCTGTCCTTTTTTAACCTATTGCAAGTTATACCTATTTCAGCAATACCATCTTCTTGGTGAGTATCATCGTCTCAGTGCTGAGACGGTAGAAGTACACCCCACTGGCAAAGCGAGAAGCATCCCACGTAGCCGTGTGATTCCCGGTTGAGAACTCGCCTTCGGCAAGAACTGTAACACGCTGCCCAACGAGATTGTAGACCTCCAGCTTGATGTACCCGGCTTCGGGCAAGCTAAACTGGATATCGGTAGTCGGGTTGAACGGATTCGGGTAGTTCTGCTCCAGAGTGAACTCAGTCGGCAAAGACTGATTTCCGTCCTTCTGGCTCTTGTACACCGGTCCGCTCTCGCACGCTCTGGTAACCACGTTGGCACCGGCGTCGTAAGTGTAGGTAGCGTGAGTGACATCGGTCACCTCGAAACACCACTCACCTGGTGGCTTCTTGAACCCAGCGGTCTCAAAGTAGACAGTACCATCAGCACCGGTCGCACCGCTGTAACTTCCACCGGTTGGGCCGGTGGCAGTAACATAGACGGTTGCCCCGGAGACGGCCAAATCGCTGGCTTCGAGAATGGTCACTGTACAGGTGCCAAGATAATTGGGGCCAACCTTGCGTCGTCCCACCGCAATATCATCGACGTGCATATCAAACGACTGGTCGGCCACGGTGATATAGTCCACCTTGGTTTCGCCATCCGAACCATAGGCATTGGTCGCAGTCAGACTGACCGTGTAGGTACCGTTGGCAGTGTAGGTGTAGTTCGGGTTCTGAGCGGTTGATGTACCGCCGTCGCCAAAGGTCCACGCCCAACTGGTCGGCGAACCGGTTGAAAGATCGGTGAAACTAACATCCAACGGAGCTGGTCCGGAAGTAGGTGCACCGGAGAACTCAGCCACCGGCGGTCCAGGGGTTGTCTCATACTCGAAATACATCTGATCGACAAATATCGACTCTAATGATGTATTGCCCCAGGATCGGTTGCCATCGGTGACCCGGACATACACTGTTCCGGACAAATTCGGCAATGCGACCGAGTAGACCTGTTCGGTTGTCGATGCAACTGTCACTAGCGAGTTATAATTAACACCATCGGTTGAGTATGCGAAGGCGAAATCATCGCCTTCCGAGTTGGCCGTACGGTAAGTCTCGACATAGAACATATAATTACTACCGCTACCATTGATACTAAAGGTCCACCTGTGCTCGGCCTCGCTGGTTGTCTTACGGGGATGAGAACTCGATATCCCTTCGGTGATCACCTCATAGGAATTGTCCGAAGCAAAAGTATTAGCAAACGTGCCGCTGAACGTTCCCAGGACCGAGGTCTCAGACTGGGCGTAGGCCTTCTCTGTGACTCCCGGTTCGGTAACCGTGATGTAGCCGGTTTCGATCTTCGTGTCAGAGCCAAAGGAGTTGGTCGCCGTAAGCGTCACCGTATACACTCCAACAGCTTCATAGATGTAGGAAGGATTCTGGGCTGTCGAAGTACCTACCCCATCACCGAAATCCCAATCCCACGAGGTCGGGGTGCCGGTAGAAAGGTCGGTGAAGTCAACTGTCAGTGGGTAGTTGCCTGATGTCGGTGAACCGGAGAAGTTCGCGACAGGGACGGTCTCCCCAAATGGGTCGTACCCGTTAAGAATGGTAGTACCGGTGTTATCCGGATCCAGCCAGTCCCTCAGACGAGTCGAAGCACTACTCCCGTAATCCCACGAATCGGAGAACTTACCATACCAGTCAGCCGTAGGGCTGGTACAGGACGCATAACCGCCGTGCAACTGGCCGACAAGCTTGTGGCTCGGGTCGAATAGAGCCGATCCTGAAGAACCGCCTTCAGTTGTACCATCGTCCCAGTTCTCGACTCGCCAGTGTGATTCACCGGAAGTACCTAAGTAAGTTGTCGACGTTAGCGGATCGTTCTCGAATGAGATCTTCTTGATATCACCGGAGGGATGGTGTATTCCCACCGCATTGCTGGCAGCAACATCCACATTCGACCAACCGACATAGAAAATGTTGTAGTTGGTAGGCGGGATCTCGCTCAGTTCGACCAGGGCAAAGTCGGAGT contains:
- a CDS encoding T9SS type A sorting domain-containing protein; protein product: MMKFSIIIMLVMLTAGIARAIEYEVVYQQVIDGAEGYSSVYPLVTPTDQLAGFVNTKPLDSTLYILDLCGDSAVAVSLDYVPVQAIARYGVTTDTIFVYSISDADNIQGLPPPEFRIGLTTIVASEVTNYSIEPVICSDGYYMPILTSFLSKISFEPLWSLNPTKLVVYTSVGIEDHIVTMGVHYYSCKLITEYNLCLDTELSRVTADGLVHGLFSNASAAGSATKRQRSYIVMDDPWNSYTVHEARVQVRDYDGSTIILQSSENGGSRSLFAEDFLPSRPYDELISHGYLHDLLDLHADENVWHLACYSFVGGIPQEEWYVETSNELNMEYYFQRMNTLIGRCSDRWLKILDCASGEWVDSVQLDRSLNDIAYFESNGGEALNLLGRVHDTIFVYKFQTSTDIEDGPVGSSLPESFVLHQNYPNPFNNSCVIRLDNQVRQYVSLKIYSLLGRHVKTLVDRQLSAGSFSFTWDGLNYMRKQVASGLYLARLETTNESSSIKMLLIK
- a CDS encoding acetate--CoA ligase family protein encodes the protein MRLYEFEGKQLFKKFRIPIPDSRLATTPDEVFSAVNELGTAVAVKSQVLTGGRGKAGGIKLADGANEARTAAEGLFKLKIKNFPVERVLIEPKLDIKQEYYLGVTIDRANYTLVVIASGEGGVDIEETAAKNPDKIFKKELRIDQDLFGFDAIDIAKKIGIPSALLKNAAPIIVNLYNMFRKYDAKLVEINPLVLTADDQLIAADARVSLDDDAVFRHPELKELGIEMRHEEGEMSPREQQATEWGIPYLDLDGNIGMFPGGAGFGIMGNDFIHYYGGEPANFMDSGGGPSPERIAKMLVLLDENPNVDAIFGARFGGISRCDDFATGVIMFLKDHGLSKPLVMRMTGNMWQEGVRMFAKAKEENPELFKLVEAHGIETPIEEISKRAVELAQQAKGGK
- the sucD gene encoding succinate--CoA ligase subunit alpha, with translation MAILVTKNSNVMIQGITGGAGKFHSGRMIEYGTNIVGGVTPGKGGQEINGRPVFDTVAECVEKTGADVSAIFLPARFVMEAAIEAIRAGIKFLVVIPEHIPIHDMLYVRREAIAHGTTVIGGNTAGIISPGQANLGIMPDIAFTPGRVGTVSRSGSITYYVADTLTRSGYGETTCVGLGGDPILGSTFDEILLKFEDDPDTKAVVMSGEIGGVYEEKACEVIPDMKTPVLAMIGGVFAPPGKRMGHAGAIVEGKMGTAKEKLEMLADAGAHACKTFNDIPATLKKLGV
- a CDS encoding helix-turn-helix transcriptional regulator → MSEKNIINYVNCPVTYCMSMIGGKWKTIIIYLISIGVNRFGVMHRSIEGISKHMLTTQLRELEKDGILKRKIFAEIPPRVEYSITTKGETLSPIIISMKIWGEKNMVKSKQ
- a CDS encoding SDR family oxidoreductase yields the protein MKNGILITGATGNIGSNIVRLLKNKGADFVAGTSGKAIDGVESVSIDFADVASLEKAMQGISTLFMVLPSHPDMIQWGKNVISAAITTGVKHIVRSSGSLAKIDSSLKVIELLKATDQDVKDSGIDYTITAPQFFMQNFINYFTDDYKNGTIYQPAGDGKIGWVDLRDIAAVNVEVLLNPEKYKSQTLTITGSENLSYAEAVAQMNEVIGKESQYVAVPDEAAINAMKEIQFPPFIIDLMISLNHTIVEGYAEEITNTVENVTGQKPIAFKQFVIDNKNNWL
- a CDS encoding PKD domain-containing protein gives rise to the protein MKQLRILMYILAVLCLFAATSFAQLSKGGTPQSFQQPSKSLIDARVMAPVDVEAMLVEDDIEEQEGLPFRFGAPHDVNYSLQSSGEWEKLPDGSAIWRLRIVSEGAYSINLIYDNFYLPPGAELFVYSEDREMILGAFTGRNNKSSGLFATAPVKGDDITVEYYEPADVQGQGHFTITRIVHAYKDIFGFGGDKYDKAYGSSGSCNNNVNCPEGADWQLESRAVAMVLLGNGTRWCSGSMINNVRQDETPYFLTANHCLSGEENWIIMFRYESPTCVNEDGPTNYTVHGTTLRASNSYSDFALVELSEIPPTNYNIFYVGWSNVDVAASNAVGIHHPSGDIKKISFENDPLTSTTYLGTSGESHWRVENWDDGTTEGGSSGSALFDPSHKLVGQLHGGYASCTSPTADWYGKFSDSWDYGSSASTRLRDWLDPDNTGTTILNGYDPFGETVPVANFSGSPTSGNYPLTVDFTDLSTGTPTSWDWDFGDGVGTSTAQNPSYIYEAVGVYTVTLTATNSFGSDTKIETGYITVTEPGVTEKAYAQSETSVLGTFSGTFANTFASDNSYEVITEGISSSHPRKTTSEAEHRWTFSINGSGSNYMFYVETYRTANSEGDDFAFAYSTDGVNYNSLVTVASTTEQVYSVALPNLSGTVYVRVTDGNRSWGNTSLESIFVDQMYFEYETTPGPPVAEFSGAPTSGPAPLDVSFTDLSTGSPTSWAWTFGDGGTSTAQNPNYTYTANGTYTVSLTATNAYGSDGETKVDYITVADQSFDMHVDDIAVGRRKVGPNYLGTCTVTILEASDLAVSGATVYVTATGPTGGSYSGATGADGTVYFETAGFKKPPGEWCFEVTDVTHATYTYDAGANVVTRACESGPVYKSQKDGNQSLPTEFTLEQNYPNPFNPTTDIQFSLPEAGYIKLEVYNLVGQRVTVLAEGEFSTGNHTATWDASRFASGVYFYRLSTETMILTKKMVLLK